A genomic window from Sparus aurata chromosome 14, fSpaAur1.1, whole genome shotgun sequence includes:
- the LOC115595896 gene encoding fish-egg lectin-like yields the protein MRAVAALLLVLCYLAVSHAWRCSDGPRLSSARQVDAGQGKVIATNSDGYVYFLIGSSWCRMSTIRFNHASIGPAGLWATSTSGNRVYKYIAGNFVVSSGLSMRQVDAGGDSQVVGVTSSSRAYCLRSDYASSYKGSGSLSWSNLSRVLKYISCGKYGCWGTDTSNRIYFTQTLSPTTCGNSRWSQISGSAAMVEVGTDGSVFVVNRSGQLYQRLGISSRYRSGTSWRAVSMRMPVRHVAYDLGNLWVVTTSGLLMKCTH from the exons atgagagcTGTCGCAGCCCTTCTGCTGGTGCTGTGTTACCTGGCTGTCAGTCATG CCTGGCGCTGCAGTGACGGTCCACGGCTGTCCAGTGCTAGGCAGGTTGATGCTGGCCAGGGGAAAGTGATCGCAACAAACTCGGATGGCTATGTGTACTTCCTGATTGGATCGTCCTGGTGCAGAATGAGCACAATTAGATTCAATCACGCCTCAATTGGACCTGCAGGACTTTGGGCAACAAGTACCAGTGGGAACAGGGTGTACAAATACATAGCTGGCAACTTTGTTGTTTCCAGTG GTTTGTCTATGCGGCAGGTGGATGCTGGAGGTGATAGTCAGGTTGTGGGAGTTACCAGCTCCTCCCGTGCCTACTGTCTGAGAAGTGACTACGCTTCGAGTTACAAGGGATCTGGCTCCCTGAGCTGGAGCAACCTGTCGAGGGTTTTGAAGTACATCAGCTGCGGAAAGTACGGATGCTGGGGAACCGACACAAGCAATCGGATCTACTTCACACAG ACCTTGTCACCAACCACCTGTGGCAACAGTCGCTGGTCACAGATTTCTGGGTCTGCGGCGATGGTTGAAGTGGGGACAGACGGAAGTGTCTTCGTGGTGAATAGATCAGGACAGCTCTACCAGAG ATTGGGCATCAGCAGTCGTTACCGTTCTGGTACATCTTGGAGAGCAGTCTCAATGCGCATGCCAGTCCGCCATGTTGCCTATGACCTGGGCAACCTCTGGGTTGTGACCACCTCTGGTTTGCTCATGAAGTGCACGCACTAA